The following are encoded in a window of Alphaproteobacteria bacterium genomic DNA:
- a CDS encoding ribonucleotide-diphosphate reductase subunit beta, with translation MPLLQARKQYKPFEYPWAFDFWKRQQQIHWMPEEVPLGEDCRDWAQKLTDHERNLLTQIFRFFTQADVEVQDCYHEKYGRVFKPTEIKMMLAAFSNMETVHIAAYSHLLDTIGMPESEYGMFLQYKEMKDKHDYLATFGVDTDEDIAKTLAMFGGFTEGLQLFASFAMLMNFPRFNKMKGMGQIVSWSVRDESLHCEGITRLFHAFVKERDCLTKSVRDDILDVCQRTVRLEDAFIDLAFEQGPVPGMTPKEIKKYIRYIADWRLGQLGFSPIYMIDEHPLPWLAPLLNGVEHANFFEQRATEYSKAATRGNWGEVWDSFDKRQNAKAANDGGGEVAKADGDDMFTRAGVAAE, from the coding sequence ATGCCCCTCCTTCAAGCCCGCAAGCAGTACAAGCCCTTCGAATATCCCTGGGCGTTCGATTTCTGGAAGCGCCAGCAGCAGATCCACTGGATGCCGGAGGAGGTGCCGCTCGGCGAGGATTGCCGCGATTGGGCGCAGAAGCTGACCGATCACGAGCGCAATCTGCTGACCCAGATCTTCCGCTTCTTCACCCAGGCGGACGTCGAGGTGCAGGATTGCTACCACGAGAAATACGGCCGCGTGTTCAAGCCGACCGAGATCAAGATGATGCTCGCCGCCTTCTCCAACATGGAGACGGTGCACATCGCCGCTTATTCGCACCTGCTCGACACGATCGGCATGCCCGAGAGCGAATATGGCATGTTCCTTCAATATAAGGAGATGAAGGACAAGCACGATTATCTCGCCACCTTCGGGGTCGACACCGACGAGGACATCGCCAAGACCCTGGCCATGTTCGGCGGCTTCACCGAGGGGCTCCAGCTCTTCGCCAGCTTCGCCATGCTGATGAACTTCCCGCGCTTCAACAAGATGAAGGGCATGGGCCAGATCGTCAGCTGGTCCGTGCGCGACGAGAGCCTCCACTGCGAGGGCATCACCCGCCTGTTCCACGCCTTCGTCAAGGAGCGCGATTGCCTGACCAAGTCGGTCCGCGACGACATCCTCGATGTCTGCCAGCGCACCGTCAGGCTCGAGGACGCGTTCATCGACCTGGCGTTCGAGCAGGGCCCGGTCCCCGGAATGACGCCCAAGGAGATCAAGAAATACATCCGCTACATCGCCGACTGGCGGCTCGGCCAATTGGGCTTCTCCCCGATCTACATGATCGACGAGCACCCCCTCCCCTGGCTCGCGCCGCTGCTGAACGGAGTCGAGCACGCCAATTTCTTCGAGCAGCGCGCGACGGAATATTCCAAGGCCGCGACAAGGGGCAATTGGGGCGAGGTCTGGGACAGCTTCGACAAGCGGCAGAACGCCAAGGCGGCGAACGACGGCGGGGGCGAGGTGGCGAAGGCGGATGGGGATGATATGTTCACGCGGGCCGGGGTGGCGGCGGAGTAA
- a CDS encoding endonuclease domain-containing protein, with translation MPCRTRAAGTISAISSASPCSESARARAPRWSTAPARSARRASPAPTGSSARRSYEHHLRPLARDRRSSRRPLRPVAAFDLASSPRLRPRHAPICDGPRRPPLRARLARLRLAVRGPLPDAALPRGAGGLVRLRTTPHLKRSTLARARTLRREMTEAERVLWNGLRECFRPAYFRHQVPFGPYYADFASHGARLAIEVDGGQHCEALDYDAARTKFLEGEGYRVLRFWNNEVLENLDGVLTVIAAAAPESLSPLVGERLERGVRGKAPRAPRGAHPHPSPPHKGEGGNDNLRLESD, from the coding sequence ATGCCGTGCCGAACGAGGGCGGCTGGTACGATTTCGGCTATTTCCTCGGCATCGCCGTGTTCGGAGTCGGCGCGCGCAAGAGCACCAAGGTGGTCTACCGCACCCGCACGGTCCGCGAGACGAGCGTCCCCGGCACCCACCGGATCATCCGCGAGGAGGAGCTATGAGCATCACCTTCGGCCACTTGCTCGCGATCGCCGCTCTTCTCGCCGGCCTTTACGGCCTGTGGCAGCTTTCGATCTGGCTTCGTCACCGCGGCTACGGCCGCGGCACGCCCCAATATGCGATGGGCCGCGACGGCCGCCGCTACGCGCTCGTCTCGCTCGCCTTCGCCTTGCTGTTCGCGGGCCTCTGCCTGACGCCGCTCTGCCGCGTGGCGCTGGGGGGCTCGTGAGGCTGAGGACGACGCCCCATCTCAAGCGCTCCACGCTGGCGCGCGCGCGAACGCTGAGGCGCGAGATGACCGAAGCGGAGCGGGTGTTGTGGAACGGCCTGCGCGAATGCTTTCGCCCGGCTTATTTCCGGCATCAGGTTCCGTTCGGGCCCTATTATGCGGATTTCGCCTCGCACGGCGCCAGGCTGGCGATCGAGGTCGACGGCGGCCAGCATTGCGAGGCGCTGGATTATGACGCCGCGCGCACCAAATTCCTGGAAGGCGAAGGCTATCGCGTGCTTCGCTTCTGGAACAACGAGGTGCTTGAGAATCTCGACGGCGTTCTAACCGTGATCGCCGCCGCAGCGCCTGAAAGCCTCTCCCCCCTTGTGGGGGAGAGGTTGGAGAGGGGGGTGCGGGGCAAAGCCCCGCGCGCGCCTCGCGGCGCGCACCCCCACCCCAGCCCTCCCCACAAGGGGGAGGGAGGAAATGACAACCTCCGGTTGGAGTCTGACTGA